From Brucella pseudogrignonensis, a single genomic window includes:
- the lptG gene encoding LPS export ABC transporter permease LptG: MIGWTLGRYFFTRYVQITFYFLLGIFALAMLLDFTENASKLANLPGYSVWAALGISAMRVPFIMQQMIPFVALFSAMATLISLNRKYELVVARSVGVSAWQFLLPACFGAFLFGLATIFILNPFAAYGFSKAEEIASVWKNGKVTDVSALRDPWLRQKTDEGETIIGAKSILDRGATLSDATFIQFDDKKNIGVRYDARTAKLTNGFWELTDVTEFARGKEPVKLSTFQIPTQLRPEYVEEKLASPDTIPFTQLRQKVEVARSFGYSANAFDMQYQSLLALPALLMAMTLIAATVSLKFVRFGQSGAMILGGVVAGFMLYVVSVLVKAFGNAGFVPPFVAAWVPVVIATFFGISFLLHKEDG; encoded by the coding sequence ATGATTGGTTGGACCCTCGGACGTTATTTCTTTACCCGTTACGTTCAGATAACCTTCTACTTTCTGCTCGGAATTTTCGCGCTAGCAATGCTGCTCGATTTTACAGAAAACGCTAGCAAGCTTGCCAACTTACCGGGCTATTCGGTCTGGGCTGCGCTCGGCATTTCTGCCATGCGTGTTCCATTCATCATGCAGCAAATGATCCCATTTGTGGCTCTATTTTCTGCAATGGCGACATTGATTTCGCTTAATCGGAAATATGAGTTGGTTGTTGCACGTTCGGTCGGCGTTTCTGCATGGCAATTTTTGCTGCCCGCTTGCTTCGGGGCTTTTCTTTTCGGTCTTGCCACCATTTTTATCCTTAACCCTTTTGCGGCCTATGGCTTTTCAAAAGCTGAAGAGATCGCATCGGTATGGAAAAATGGCAAAGTCACCGATGTATCTGCGCTGCGTGATCCTTGGCTTCGTCAAAAAACCGATGAAGGCGAAACAATCATCGGCGCGAAAAGCATTCTTGATCGCGGCGCAACGCTATCGGACGCGACTTTCATTCAGTTTGATGACAAGAAAAATATCGGCGTGCGTTACGATGCACGCACTGCCAAGCTGACGAATGGCTTCTGGGAGCTCACTGACGTCACTGAATTTGCTCGCGGGAAAGAACCCGTCAAACTCAGCACATTCCAGATACCGACGCAGCTGCGTCCAGAATATGTGGAAGAAAAGCTAGCCTCCCCTGACACAATTCCCTTTACGCAATTGCGTCAGAAGGTCGAAGTCGCGCGTTCATTTGGCTATTCAGCAAACGCATTTGACATGCAATACCAGTCACTTCTGGCATTGCCAGCACTGCTGATGGCAATGACGCTCATTGCTGCAACCGTGTCGTTAAAATTTGTGCGATTTGGACAGTCCGGAGCGATGATTCTGGGTGGCGTTGTTGCTGGCTTCATGCTTTATGTCGTTTCGGTCTTGGTGAAGGCATTCGGAAATGCGGGATTCGTTCCGCCGTTCGTTGCCGCATGGGTTCCAGTTGTTATTGCAACATTCTTTGGTATCTCCTTTTTGTTGCATAAGGAGGATGGTTAG
- the lptF gene encoding LPS export ABC transporter permease LptF, translating into MKLIELYILRRVAIMFFAVLGAAVGITWTVQVLQRVDFLTTSGQSIQTIIQFTSLLIPSAIPLVMPFALIIAITQTLSTMNQDSELVVINASGAPRSAVMRPILMLAAIISVVSFLVANYIDPYARMNMRAMIANASADLLNVVVQEGNFRKLSDNLYIQIAERRGDGSIGGLFIADSRDPSLDLIYYAADGNIASTPTGDMLLMQNGEVQRRSVSDGTVSIIKFNSYAFDLSQFTSAGDDFVIYAKDRPLSYLLNPDPNDPVLQTRPLRYKAELNRRLTEWLYPIVFAMIALAFAGDSRSHREARVSASFSAISTALLIYWAGYFSADRADKDETYIVAMYLVPLGVILITGFSLLTGRRIGLPDKWNDQILDGFDQLRRRIENFFDRIFGRNRKNTGGQA; encoded by the coding sequence ATGAAATTGATTGAGTTGTACATCCTGCGCCGCGTGGCGATCATGTTCTTCGCGGTGCTGGGGGCCGCAGTCGGCATTACGTGGACAGTACAAGTGCTGCAACGCGTCGACTTCTTAACGACGAGCGGTCAGTCAATTCAAACCATCATTCAGTTTACGTCTCTTTTGATTCCGTCGGCGATTCCACTCGTCATGCCGTTTGCGTTGATCATTGCGATCACACAGACGCTTTCCACAATGAATCAGGACTCAGAGCTGGTCGTCATTAACGCATCTGGCGCACCGCGCAGTGCTGTTATGCGCCCCATTCTTATGCTTGCCGCCATCATTTCAGTGGTTTCCTTTCTTGTTGCCAATTACATTGATCCATATGCGCGAATGAACATGCGCGCGATGATTGCGAATGCGAGTGCTGACTTGCTGAATGTCGTCGTTCAGGAAGGAAACTTCCGCAAACTATCCGATAATCTTTACATCCAGATAGCCGAGCGTCGCGGCGATGGCAGTATAGGCGGGTTATTCATCGCCGACTCCCGCGACCCTTCGCTCGACCTCATCTATTATGCTGCTGACGGCAACATAGCGAGTACACCTACTGGTGATATGCTTTTGATGCAGAATGGTGAAGTTCAACGCCGCAGCGTTTCCGATGGCACGGTTTCGATAATTAAATTCAATTCATATGCTTTTGATCTTAGTCAGTTTACCTCTGCTGGCGATGACTTTGTGATTTATGCAAAAGACCGCCCTCTGAGCTATCTGTTGAATCCCGATCCTAACGACCCCGTTCTGCAAACCCGCCCTCTTCGATATAAGGCTGAGTTGAACCGACGTTTGACAGAATGGCTCTATCCAATCGTGTTCGCGATGATCGCCCTTGCCTTCGCTGGCGACTCCCGCTCGCACCGAGAAGCACGCGTATCGGCATCATTTTCAGCTATTAGCACGGCGCTACTGATTTATTGGGCGGGATATTTTTCGGCAGACAGAGCTGATAAGGACGAAACCTACATCGTAGCCATGTATTTGGTGCCTTTGGGTGTCATTCTGATAACTGGCTTTTCTCTGTTGACCGGACGTCGTATTGGTCTGCCGGATAAATGGAATGATCAAATCCTCGATGGATTCGACCAGTTGCGTCGTCGCATAGAAAATTTCTTTGACCGCATTTTTGGACGAAACCGCAAAAACACCGGAGGTCAAGCATGA
- a CDS encoding leucyl aminopeptidase: MSKRPSFSFNEFSVPQKGVSIVLVAKGGSFAEEAAQAVGGSEKITRIIEVSDFSGALGKTAEAIETSEGNIDKIVLVGVGEPGDLGNDDWIKIGGAAFSRIGKSERATVTLALPETTIAGDEAADVALGMILRSYEFNRYKTRKSEENGEPKHAAKVHIHVADTHSAKKALEVAEAVADGVLKARDLVNEPANVLGPVEFAEEAEKLQKLGVKVEVLGEKEMKKLGMGSLLGVAQGSPRPPRLVIMEWQGAKAKERPVAFVGKGVTFDAGGISIKPAGGMEEMKGDMGGAAAVTGLMRALAGRKAKVNAIGVIGLVENMPDGNAQRPGDIVTSMSGQTIEVINTDAEGRLVLADALYYTNDRFKPQFIINLATLTGAILVALGTHHAGLFSNDDELADQLYDAGQATGEKLWRMPMGKEYDKMIDSKFADMKNSAGRHAGSITAAQFLKRFVGDTPWAHLDVAGTAMGSPTNEYSQTWASGYGVRLLDRLVRDNFES; the protein is encoded by the coding sequence ATGTCGAAACGCCCTTCATTTTCCTTCAATGAATTTTCAGTACCGCAAAAAGGCGTAAGCATAGTTTTGGTTGCCAAAGGTGGAAGCTTTGCGGAAGAGGCAGCTCAAGCTGTTGGTGGTTCTGAGAAGATCACGCGTATTATTGAAGTATCGGATTTCTCAGGCGCTCTTGGCAAAACTGCCGAGGCAATCGAAACCTCTGAAGGTAATATTGATAAAATAGTGCTGGTTGGTGTCGGTGAGCCGGGTGACCTTGGCAATGACGACTGGATCAAAATCGGTGGCGCAGCATTTTCGCGAATCGGTAAATCTGAGCGCGCGACGGTGACGCTGGCTCTGCCTGAAACGACAATTGCTGGTGATGAAGCAGCCGACGTCGCGCTCGGCATGATCCTGCGTTCTTATGAATTTAATCGCTACAAGACCCGCAAGAGCGAAGAAAATGGTGAACCAAAGCATGCTGCCAAGGTTCATATTCATGTGGCCGATACTCACAGCGCGAAGAAGGCGCTCGAAGTTGCTGAGGCGGTCGCCGATGGCGTTTTGAAAGCCCGCGATCTTGTTAACGAACCAGCCAATGTCCTTGGCCCTGTAGAATTTGCTGAAGAAGCGGAAAAGCTTCAAAAATTGGGCGTTAAGGTCGAAGTTCTTGGCGAAAAGGAAATGAAGAAGCTCGGTATGGGTTCGCTTCTGGGCGTTGCGCAGGGATCACCGCGTCCGCCACGCCTCGTTATCATGGAATGGCAGGGCGCGAAGGCTAAAGAAAGGCCTGTTGCTTTCGTTGGTAAAGGTGTGACTTTCGACGCTGGCGGCATCTCGATCAAGCCAGCTGGTGGCATGGAAGAAATGAAGGGTGACATGGGCGGCGCTGCGGCTGTTACCGGTCTGATGCGTGCACTTGCAGGCCGTAAGGCAAAGGTCAACGCCATTGGTGTGATCGGCCTTGTCGAAAACATGCCAGATGGCAATGCGCAGCGTCCGGGCGATATTGTTACTTCAATGTCGGGCCAGACGATTGAAGTCATCAACACCGATGCCGAAGGCCGACTTGTACTGGCTGATGCGCTTTATTACACCAATGACCGCTTCAAGCCGCAGTTCATTATCAATCTGGCGACGCTGACGGGTGCTATTCTCGTGGCTCTTGGCACGCATCATGCAGGCCTTTTCTCCAATGATGATGAATTGGCAGACCAGCTTTACGATGCCGGTCAGGCAACAGGTGAAAAGCTGTGGCGCATGCCGATGGGCAAGGAATATGACAAGATGATCGATTCCAAATTTGCCGACATGAAGAACAGCGCTGGTCGCCATGCAGGCTCGATTACAGCCGCGCAGTTCCTCAAGCGGTTTGTCGGCGATACGCCTTGGGCGCATCTCGATGTTGCCGGTACGGCAATGGGCTCGCCAACCAATGAATATAGCCAGACATGGGCGTCCGGTTATGGCGTTCGTCTTCTTGACCGTCTGGTTCGCGATAATTTCGAAAGCTGA
- a CDS encoding DNA polymerase III subunit chi, with protein sequence MAEILFYHLTESTLDEALPGLVERSLTRGWRVTIQAVTDERRDSLDSLLWTFSDTSFVAHGTDQEPHAEQQPVLLTTTQENSNSATVRFLVEGASLDQVAAYERLVVMFDGHNQEQLEHARAQWKSFKTENHDLTYWQQTPDRRWERKA encoded by the coding sequence ATGGCTGAAATCCTCTTTTACCACCTGACTGAATCGACGCTTGATGAAGCTCTGCCGGGGCTTGTCGAGCGTTCTCTGACGCGCGGCTGGCGTGTGACTATTCAGGCAGTTACGGACGAGAGGCGCGATTCGCTGGACAGTTTGCTTTGGACGTTCTCCGATACGTCATTTGTCGCACACGGGACGGATCAGGAGCCGCATGCTGAACAGCAGCCGGTTTTGCTGACCACGACGCAGGAAAACTCAAACAGTGCCACCGTCCGTTTTCTCGTTGAGGGCGCTTCACTTGATCAAGTTGCTGCTTACGAGCGTTTGGTTGTGATGTTTGACGGGCATAATCAGGAGCAGCTCGAACATGCGCGGGCGCAGTGGAAGTCGTTTAAGACGGAGAACCACGATTTGACTTACTGGCAACAGACACCAGATCGTCGTTGGGAGCGTAAAGCCTGA
- the bspB gene encoding type IV secretion system effector BspB, whose protein sequence is MRALFVAMIIAGFSIALGYPWYMRHFTGDEIGRWPILESRQAGFITQEIKLEASDAPVRIFLDATPLPSYVPAERRSAITLAVSRDGFPVLSQGMDFASNSSSINMDRPQDGSILRQSAGDIDPVLSGTYSFRAVQGNTDGLQLSKVDLVLRRGAEEADETYTTIGLILGVLGVYALMRTRIRRQRI, encoded by the coding sequence ATGCGCGCTCTATTCGTTGCAATGATTATCGCAGGGTTCAGCATCGCTTTGGGTTATCCCTGGTATATGCGCCATTTTACCGGTGATGAGATTGGTCGCTGGCCGATCCTTGAAAGCCGTCAGGCTGGATTTATTACGCAAGAAATCAAACTCGAAGCAAGCGATGCGCCTGTTCGCATCTTCCTCGATGCAACACCATTGCCGAGCTACGTGCCAGCCGAACGTCGTTCAGCGATAACGCTGGCTGTCAGCCGCGATGGTTTTCCCGTTCTTTCGCAGGGGATGGATTTTGCTTCGAACAGCAGTTCGATCAATATGGACCGGCCACAGGATGGCAGCATTTTGCGCCAGAGCGCTGGTGATATCGATCCCGTATTGTCTGGCACTTATTCCTTCCGAGCTGTTCAAGGCAATACGGACGGTCTGCAACTGTCAAAAGTTGATCTTGTGCTGCGGCGTGGCGCCGAAGAGGCAGACGAGACCTATACAACGATAGGTCTCATTCTCGGTGTGCTTGGTGTTTATGCATTGATGCGAACACGCATTCGGCGTCAACGGATTTGA
- a CDS encoding phosphatidylinositol-specific phospholipase C domain-containing protein yields the protein MSAVDSNRSLAKMTIMGTHDSCAFHEILGIGRCQTISLSDQLNKGVRYLDIRCCVSKGSFEMHHGSINEKLNFDDVMNELRSFLNKNPSETFFMRIKQEYSSVSNAEFMSIFNGRYGNYHRFMLFIDTRNGTGSLSEARGKIVVISNVATMPGIQWNDIIKQDNDSEDSPKRKWADVVSLLGAASSDHKTSDSQYYLNGFNAHDATDTSFSIKSMAFYIKDQFLNFLRSDVVAPNYYGILATDYIDLYSDDNMRYILYNNN from the coding sequence ATGTCAGCGGTTGATTCAAACAGATCTCTTGCCAAAATGACGATTATGGGAACCCATGACTCTTGCGCCTTCCATGAGATATTGGGAATTGGTAGGTGTCAAACGATCAGCTTGTCGGATCAACTAAATAAAGGCGTTCGCTATCTTGATATCAGATGCTGTGTTTCAAAGGGTTCTTTTGAAATGCACCACGGTAGCATCAATGAAAAATTGAATTTCGATGATGTTATGAATGAACTTCGGAGCTTCCTGAATAAGAATCCAAGCGAAACATTTTTCATGAGGATAAAACAAGAATATTCCAGCGTATCAAATGCAGAGTTCATGAGCATTTTTAATGGGAGATACGGGAATTATCACAGGTTTATGCTATTTATCGATACGCGCAATGGCACGGGTAGTCTTTCAGAGGCACGAGGTAAAATAGTTGTAATTTCGAATGTGGCTACAATGCCCGGTATTCAGTGGAATGATATAATAAAGCAAGACAATGACAGTGAGGATAGTCCCAAGAGAAAATGGGCTGACGTTGTTAGTTTACTTGGTGCGGCTAGTTCGGATCACAAAACGTCGGATAGCCAATATTATCTCAATGGATTCAATGCGCATGATGCGACAGATACTTCATTTTCGATAAAGAGCATGGCTTTTTATATAAAAGACCAGTTTTTAAACTTTCTGAGATCTGATGTCGTTGCCCCAAATTATTATGGAATACTGGCCACGGACTATATCGATTTATATTCAGACGATAATATGAGATACATATTATATAACAATAATTAG